TCGAGCGCCTGGCCAATACGATGACCGCGCCGGATATCGCGCCCACGGCGGCGGCCGTGACGCCGTCCACAAATGCGAGGATCGCAGGCAGCTTGCCGTACTTCTTGAAGTAAGGCGCAGGCAGGATGGTGAAGAGGTAGCACGGTAGAAAGGTGCCTGCCGCCGCCACGCAGGCGCCGGGCAGGCCCGCCACCAGATAGCCGATGAAGCCGACGGTGATGACGACCGGGCCCGGCGTGATCATGGCCACGGCCACCGCATCGACGAATTGCTTCTCGTTGAGCCAGTGGTACTCGGTGACCACACCGCCATAGAGGAACGGGACGATGGCGAGCCCCGAGCCGAATACGAACGCGCCGGCCTTGGCGAAAAACAGGCCAATCTGCGACAACAGCGGCCAGTCGATCGTGCCCAGCAGGGCGCTGGCGGCAGGCGCCGGGATCGCGGCGATCGCATTGGCCCGGCCATGGCCCAGCCACTTTGGCGGCGCGCGCCAGAGCCAGACGAGCACGCCCGACGCGAGGAACAACCACGCGACCTCCGACTCGGTGATCACCGTCACGGCGCACAGCAACAGGTAGATGGCCCAGAGCAGCTTGTCCTTGCCGACGCTTCGGGTTGTGAGCTTGTATGCGCTGATCGCGATGATGCCGATGACAGCAGCGCCCACGCCGTAGAACACGGATTGCATCCACGTCAGCCCGCCAAAGCGGACGTAGGCCCAGCCGAGTGCTACCACCATCAGGAACGACGGCAGCACGAAGGCGATGCCGACCAGTGTGGCGCCCAGGATACGGTAGTGCACGTAGCCGAGGTAGATCGCCAGCTGCGCCGCCAATGGTCCCGGCGCCAGTTGCGCGAGCGCCAGCCCCTCTTTGTAGTCGCCATCCGTGATCCATTGGCGGGCCTCCACGAGATCGCGCCGCATATGGCCGGCCAGTGCGACCGGGCCGCCAAATCCAAGCGCGCCGAGTCGCACGAAATACATCACCAGTTGCCGCAGCGTATAGGCGGGGCGGTCGTGGGGAGCGTTCATCTGGGGCACCTGGGGAGTCTTATGGTTTCCGGTTGCCGGAGAAATGGGCATAGAGGGAATCGAGCACCGTGCCGACCTCCGTCAACAGCGCATCGTCATCGGCCAGTCTCTTGCGCGCGCCAGCCAGGATGGCTTCGAAGCCGCTGGCCTCGGGGACGGTCGATCCACCCACGTCCAGCGCATGGACCATTGCGCCGAGCCGGACCAGTCCGGGGTTGTCGTCGAGCCCGAAGCTGGCCAGCAGCACTTCGAACGACACGCGCGTGCCGACGTGGGTAAAGGTAGCGCCGTCGAAGTCGAACCCCAGTGCATCGGCCGGGCAGTCGGCCGGATTGGCGAGCCAGAGGAACCCAGCGTGCGGATCGATGAAGCGCCGGATCAGCCAGGCACTGGCGACGCGATCGACCCACAGATTCCGGCGCGTCGCCCACAGCCGGCCTTGATACTGGGACGGATCTCGGCGTGGAATGCCGCCGGCTGCGGCGTGAGGTTCGCCGGGAGATTGCGTGGCTTCGATCGCCGCGGCAAAGTCGCGCCATTGCGCGTCCGCGCGAACGGTGGCTTCATTCGGAAAGAAGTCGATCTTGCGGATGGTGTCGTATGCGCGGGCGTGACGACGCTGCAGGCGACTCCGTTCCGCAGCGACGAGATCGGGCAACGTCTTGCGCGCCTCGGACAACTCGGCGAGCCAGCGGGTGTAGTCGGGCGTGCGATCGAACAGCGCCCGGTAGGCGCTGTCTTCAGCCGCATCGCCAGCCTGAACGCGAAGCAGCCAGGCCTGGCCTTCTTCCTGCAAGGCGTCGTCGGCGAGGATGCGCAACTGCATGGCCTGCTCGGCGTGTGCCGGCAACAGATAGGCGCCGTCGCGCAATGCGGCGCACCCCAGCGTCCTGACGGCGCGCCAGATGCGCATGCGTGCCGTCGCGCTGGACGTGGGAAGGCTGACTATCAGCAGAAGCCAGGCGTTGGGTGCGGAGTTGGGTACATTGAGGGCGGGTGTCATGAAGGCAGCATAGGTAGCCGTCATGACCGTTGCAACGCTGTAGAGACCTCTACAGCAGGCGGGTGAGCGTCGCCAGCAGCCCGGTTCGAGTGTCGCTACGCGTACTTTTTATGTGCGGTCCGTTCAGACCCACAACCGGTACAGCCAGAACGACTCATCCTCGACGAAGCGCTGCGTGAACTCGGTTGGAGAAAAGCCGGTAATGCGTTTCGTCGTGCGGACCAGATGGGCCTGGTCCGCGAAGCCTTCCTCCAGCGCCAGCCCGGGCCAGTCGAAGGGTTGGCCGGCTTCGTAACGATCGCGGGCCGTGAAGAATGCGCCCTCGGTTCGGACGATCGCTTGCCACTCGCGCAAGGACCGGCCGCTATAGGCCTTGATGCGACGTTCCACCTGACGCGGGCTGCTTGTCCGCTGCCATTCGCGGGCCTGCCAGGCCAGGCTCTCCACCCAGCGCCGCCCGGTCTGGCGCAGAGACGCGAGTGGGGACGACCGATGCCGAAGCGCATGCCATCGCGGAGCGAGATGTTGCTCGAGCGCCGCCAGTGTTTCCGCGTCGCTCTCGGCATCGCTCAGGGATTCGATGAGTGGCCGCCAGCCATCGCCAAGCACCTCGCGCGCGCATCGAAAACGGTCGTGAATTGCCGTCAGATCCAGATCGAACAA
This genomic interval from Cupriavidus metallidurans CH34 contains the following:
- a CDS encoding chromate resistance protein ChrB domain-containing protein — encoded protein: MTATYAAFMTPALNVPNSAPNAWLLLIVSLPTSSATARMRIWRAVRTLGCAALRDGAYLLPAHAEQAMQLRILADDALQEEGQAWLLRVQAGDAAEDSAYRALFDRTPDYTRWLAELSEARKTLPDLVAAERSRLQRRHARAYDTIRKIDFFPNEATVRADAQWRDFAAAIEATQSPGEPHAAAGGIPRRDPSQYQGRLWATRRNLWVDRVASAWLIRRFIDPHAGFLWLANPADCPADALGFDFDGATFTHVGTRVSFEVLLASFGLDDNPGLVRLGAMVHALDVGGSTVPEASGFEAILAGARKRLADDDALLTEVGTVLDSLYAHFSGNRKP
- a CDS encoding helix-turn-helix domain-containing protein is translated as MSSGPLSTPIQCPDPAARAPLASHGGRTPHARLYPAPPSLHGAIAAIVCRDTRGFPLTDAQRLTHVPASPLVCLSWFPDPGTGLVERSSNGPLWRPFGATVTVSGSQSSPLTSWAPTTGRGGMVCFTADVAKALFDLDLTAIHDRFRCAREVLGDGWRPLIESLSDAESDAETLAALEQHLAPRWHALRHRSSPLASLRQTGRRWVESLAWQAREWQRTSSPRQVERRIKAYSGRSLREWQAIVRTEGAFFTARDRYEAGQPFDWPGLALEEGFADQAHLVRTTKRITGFSPTEFTQRFVEDESFWLYRLWV
- a CDS encoding chromate transporter; amino-acid sequence: MNAPHDRPAYTLRQLVMYFVRLGALGFGGPVALAGHMRRDLVEARQWITDGDYKEGLALAQLAPGPLAAQLAIYLGYVHYRILGATLVGIAFVLPSFLMVVALGWAYVRFGGLTWMQSVFYGVGAAVIGIIAISAYKLTTRSVGKDKLLWAIYLLLCAVTVITESEVAWLFLASGVLVWLWRAPPKWLGHGRANAIAAIPAPAASALLGTIDWPLLSQIGLFFAKAGAFVFGSGLAIVPFLYGGVVTEYHWLNEKQFVDAVAVAMITPGPVVITVGFIGYLVAGLPGACVAAAGTFLPCYLFTILPAPYFKKYGKLPAILAFVDGVTAAAVGAISGAVIVLARRSIVDVPTVLLAVVTVALLLRFRKLPEPAIVAGAAALGLLIYPLLHH